A part of candidate division WOR-3 bacterium genomic DNA contains:
- a CDS encoding glycosyltransferase family 2 protein: protein MPGYNEAENIDDLIKEIEDFINKFNLKDWEFIYIDDGSTDNTREKIKPYLKEKNYLKFVSYRRNMGKTYALQKGMELAEGEIFIIFDADLQFTFEDAKRLVDKIEEGFDIVCGKKTGKYNKKIVSFFYNNLTRLLFNVPATDMNSIKAIRRKVLEEVPLRKDWHRYIVVWGWEYGFSVTEIKVTLRPRRHGKSKYRGLKRILIGFLDLIAVKIQISFMRKPMLLFGTLGIFSFITGLIGAMIGIYLKYYIHKKVRLISIIFLLALFSLLGLLFFVVGFLGEAIAGIYDRLDRLERKK from the coding sequence ATACCAGGTTACAACGAAGCAGAAAATATTGATGATTTAATAAAAGAGATTGAAGATTTTATAAATAAATTTAACTTAAAAGACTGGGAATTTATATATATAGATGATGGATCCACTGATAACACAAGAGAAAAAATAAAACCTTACCTAAAGGAAAAAAATTATCTAAAATTTGTTTCCTATAGAAGAAATATGGGAAAAACTTATGCTTTGCAAAAGGGAATGGAATTAGCAGAAGGTGAAATATTTATAATTTTTGATGCTGACCTTCAGTTTACTTTTGAAGATGCTAAAAGGCTCGTTGATAAAATTGAAGAAGGATTTGACATAGTTTGTGGTAAAAAAACTGGAAAATATAATAAAAAAATTGTTTCTTTTTTCTATAATAATCTAACGAGACTTCTTTTTAATGTCCCTGCTACTGATATGAACTCTATTAAAGCAATAAGAAGGAAAGTTTTAGAAGAAGTTCCTTTAAGAAAGGATTGGCATCGTTATATTGTTGTATGGGGATGGGAATATGGATTTTCTGTTACTGAAATTAAAGTCACTTTAAGACCAAGAAGGCATGGGAAGAGTAAGTACAGAGGTTTAAAGAGAATTTTAATAGGCTTTCTTGACCTTATTGCTGTAAAAATTCAAATTTCTTTTATGAGAAAACCAATGTTACTTTTTGGCACTCTTGGAATTTTTTCCTTTATTACAGGACTAATAGGTGCTATGATTGGAATTTATTTAAAATATTATATCCATAAAAAAGTGAGACTTATTTCAATAATTTTCCTTTTAGCTCTCTTTTCCCTGCTTGGGCTTTTATTTTTTGTGGTTGGTTTTCTTGGTGAGGCTATAGCTGGAATTTATGATAGGCTTGATAGATTAGAAAGAAAAAAATGA
- a CDS encoding Glu/Leu/Phe/Val dehydrogenase: MDTTASKRSLLKGIEKDEIWGPVFKMVAQQVEKAFYTGNLNEKYFETILEPERVLRVSIPVVMDNGEIKCFAGYRVQHSTARGPAKGGIRYHPDVTLDEIAALSAWMSFKNALVNIPFGGGKGGIKVDPSKLSHGELIRLTRRYTSGILPLIGPYRDVPAPDVNTNDMIMDVIMDTYSMFQGFTTPSIVTGKSVSLGGSVGRREATGKGVFFVTKEFLKIKNKDLEKQKIAIQGFGNVGSVAALSFYDAGAKVCAVTDVSGGLFNKNGLNIQKILKLIQEKKFLKEIKGEGDFIENKDLFELDVDILVPAALERQITEKNAEKIKAFLIVEGANGPTTPEAEKILLDKGIYIIPDILANAGGVIVSYFEWVQDLQYYFWKEKEIFEKLEEILINALKEVIKKSEELKTDLRTSALIIGLSRIIDAIERRGIFP; encoded by the coding sequence ATGGATACCACAGCAAGCAAAAGAAGCCTATTAAAAGGTATTGAAAAAGACGAAATCTGGGGGCCAGTTTTTAAAATGGTCGCCCAGCAGGTGGAAAAGGCGTTTTATACTGGTAATCTGAACGAAAAATATTTTGAAACAATTCTTGAACCTGAAAGAGTTTTAAGAGTCTCTATACCTGTTGTAATGGATAATGGGGAAATTAAATGTTTTGCAGGTTACAGAGTTCAGCATTCAACAGCAAGAGGACCTGCAAAGGGTGGTATAAGATATCATCCTGATGTGACTCTTGATGAAATAGCAGCTCTTTCAGCCTGGATGAGTTTTAAAAATGCACTTGTTAATATACCATTCGGAGGTGGTAAAGGAGGAATAAAAGTTGACCCTTCAAAACTCTCTCATGGAGAGTTAATAAGATTGACAAGGAGATACACATCAGGGATTTTACCATTAATAGGACCATATAGAGATGTCCCTGCTCCTGATGTTAATACAAATGATATGATAATGGATGTTATTATGGATACTTATTCTATGTTTCAGGGTTTTACAACACCCAGTATAGTAACAGGAAAATCTGTTTCTCTTGGTGGTTCTGTAGGAAGAAGGGAAGCCACAGGGAAGGGAGTTTTTTTTGTTACAAAAGAATTTTTGAAAATAAAAAATAAAGACTTGGAAAAACAAAAAATTGCAATTCAGGGTTTTGGAAATGTAGGTTCTGTTGCAGCTTTATCTTTTTATGATGCTGGTGCAAAGGTGTGTGCTGTAACTGATGTTTCAGGGGGTCTTTTTAATAAAAATGGACTAAACATCCAAAAAATTTTGAAATTGATACAAGAAAAAAAATTTTTAAAGGAAATAAAAGGTGAAGGTGATTTTATAGAAAATAAAGATCTCTTTGAGCTGGATGTAGATATACTTGTTCCTGCTGCTCTTGAAAGACAGATAACTGAAAAAAATGCTGAAAAAATAAAAGCCTTTTTAATAGTTGAGGGTGCGAATGGACCTACAACTCCTGAGGCAGAGAAAATTCTTCTGGATAAAGGAATTTACATAATTCCTGACATTCTCGCTAATGCAGGTGGTGTTATTGTTTCTTATTTTGAATGGGTTCAGGATTTACAGTATTATTTCTGGAAAGAAAAAGAAATTTTTGAAAAACTCGAGGAAATTTTGATAAATGCTTTAAAAGAAGTTATCAAGAAATCTGAAGAATTAAAAACTGATTTGAGAACTTCAGCTCTTATAATAGGTTTATCAAGAATAATAGATGCAATAGAAAGGAGGGGAATTTTCCCATAA
- a CDS encoding V-type ATP synthase subunit B: MEKLSTKEYQTVSYISGPLLFLEGAKDFSYAALVEIIMPDGTKRKGQVLEVSEKYAVIQVLEGTLGLDVASTKVRFLEDQVHIGVSRELIGRIFNGRGEPIDGLPAPTPEKRLPIVGAAINPIARDKPSDFIQTGISAIDGFNTLVRGQKLPIFSGAGLPANEIAAMIMKYAKVRGEGEEFLIIFAAMGLTSREYAYFMKEFKESGALGRIVAFVNLADDPAVERLLTPRFALTVAEYFAFELDYHVLVILSDMTNYCEALREIGAAREEVPGRRGYPGYMYTDLATLYERTGRIRGKKGSITQIPILTMPDDDITHPIPDLTGYITEGQIVLSRELHRKGIFPPIDILMSLSRLMNLGIGEGKTQPYHREWKDQLYACYARGRDLRRLVAIIGEDALSEMDKKYLKLADEFENVMLNQRDKERSIEETFEIGWNLMGMLPKTELSKIKRKYLEEFYKQWIPQQAKEAY; this comes from the coding sequence ATGGAAAAACTTTCTACAAAAGAATATCAGACAGTCTCTTATATATCAGGTCCTCTATTATTTCTTGAAGGGGCGAAAGATTTTTCCTATGCAGCACTTGTAGAAATAATAATGCCAGATGGAACGAAAAGAAAGGGACAGGTTCTTGAAGTATCTGAAAAATACGCTGTAATTCAGGTTCTTGAAGGAACACTTGGACTTGATGTGGCTTCAACTAAGGTAAGATTTCTGGAAGATCAGGTTCATATAGGTGTTTCAAGAGAACTTATAGGAAGGATTTTTAACGGAAGAGGTGAGCCAATAGATGGACTCCCTGCTCCAACACCTGAAAAAAGATTACCGATAGTAGGTGCTGCTATAAATCCAATTGCAAGGGATAAACCTTCTGACTTTATTCAGACTGGAATTTCTGCAATTGATGGATTCAATACTTTAGTGAGAGGACAAAAATTACCAATCTTTTCAGGGGCAGGACTCCCCGCAAATGAAATAGCAGCAATGATAATGAAGTATGCAAAAGTAAGAGGAGAAGGGGAGGAATTCTTGATAATTTTTGCAGCAATGGGTTTAACTTCAAGGGAATATGCATATTTTATGAAGGAATTTAAAGAAAGTGGAGCACTCGGTAGAATAGTTGCTTTTGTCAATCTTGCTGATGACCCTGCAGTAGAAAGACTTTTAACCCCAAGATTTGCTCTTACAGTTGCAGAATATTTTGCCTTTGAACTTGATTACCACGTTCTTGTGATTTTATCTGATATGACAAATTACTGTGAAGCTTTAAGAGAAATTGGAGCAGCAAGAGAAGAAGTTCCAGGAAGAAGAGGTTACCCAGGGTATATGTATACAGACCTTGCAACTTTGTATGAAAGAACAGGAAGAATAAGGGGTAAAAAGGGGTCAATAACTCAGATACCAATTTTAACAATGCCAGATGATGACATCACTCATCCAATTCCTGACCTTACAGGTTATATTACAGAAGGTCAGATTGTTTTATCAAGAGAACTTCACAGAAAGGGGATATTTCCTCCAATTGATATTTTGATGAGTTTATCAAGACTTATGAACCTGGGAATTGGTGAAGGGAAGACTCAACCCTATCACAGGGAATGGAAAGACCAGCTTTATGCTTGTTATGCAAGGGGAAGAGATTTAAGAAGGCTTGTTGCTATTATCGGAGAAGATGCTTTAAGTGAAATGGATAAAAAATATTTAAAACTAGCTGATGAATTTGAAAATGTTATGTTGAATCAAAGAGATAAAGAAAGGTCAATTGAGGAAACTTTTGAAATAGGATGGAATTTAATGGGAATGTTACCCAAAACAGAACTCTCTAAAATTAAAAGAAAATATCTTGAGGAATTTTATAAACAATGGATACCACAGCAAGCAAAAGAAGCCTATTAA
- a CDS encoding GNAT family N-acetyltransferase, protein MLQIFEGKNFHNISLPDIFYTPKYIEIFSKYEDGEPLFFYYENDKGKVFSPFIKRKIKSNNFFDISTPYGCGGLLVESQDKHSLTKEFYKELKIFLLDNKIVAEFGRLHPYFFDKSLIQENFITNFVTFSVFIDLREKFEKIVKNLRRDHRARIKRAIKEGVEVKISREDRDIEIFYTLYIETMRRKNARDFYFFPLWLIKELVSSFENAYIFIAFLKEIPISSSLFLSYNKFFHYFLTGSNFNYRNYGGNRIIIYEAIKFAKEKGFEIMHLGGGMKGEDELFLFKSGFSNWHLPYYVYGVIHNEKVYNELVEERKKMGPIKDEFFFPLYRAPL, encoded by the coding sequence ATGCTTCAAATCTTTGAAGGTAAGAATTTTCATAACATTTCTTTGCCTGATATATTTTACACTCCAAAATATATTGAAATTTTTTCAAAATACGAAGATGGTGAGCCCTTGTTTTTTTATTATGAAAATGATAAAGGAAAAGTTTTTTCTCCTTTTATTAAGCGAAAAATAAAGTCTAACAATTTTTTTGATATATCAACTCCTTACGGTTGTGGAGGTTTGCTTGTAGAATCACAAGATAAGCATTCACTTACAAAAGAATTTTATAAGGAATTAAAAATTTTTCTTTTGGATAATAAAATTGTAGCTGAATTTGGAAGGCTTCACCCCTATTTTTTCGATAAATCTTTGATTCAGGAGAATTTTATTACCAATTTTGTTACTTTCAGTGTTTTTATTGACTTAAGAGAGAAATTTGAAAAGATTGTAAAAAATTTAAGAAGGGATCACAGAGCAAGAATAAAAAGGGCAATAAAAGAGGGGGTTGAAGTAAAAATATCGAGAGAAGATAGGGATATAGAAATTTTCTATACCCTTTACATTGAAACGATGAGAAGAAAAAATGCAAGGGATTTCTATTTTTTTCCTTTATGGTTAATAAAAGAATTAGTTTCAAGTTTTGAAAATGCCTATATATTTATTGCTTTTTTAAAGGAAATCCCCATTTCTTCCTCGCTTTTTTTAAGTTATAATAAATTTTTCCACTATTTTCTTACTGGTTCAAATTTTAATTATAGAAACTATGGAGGAAACCGTATCATAATTTATGAAGCAATTAAATTTGCAAAAGAAAAAGGTTTTGAAATAATGCATCTTGGTGGAGGAATGAAAGGAGAGGATGAACTTTTTTTATTCAAATCAGGATTTTCAAACTGGCATCTTCCATACTATGTTTACGGTGTAATTCATAACGAAAAAGTTTATAATGAACTGGTTGAA
- the neuC gene encoding UDP-N-acetylglucosamine 2-epimerase: MKKIKTVFITGSRAEYGLLYPVLKTFKDSPEFDFKLVVTGSHLSPFFGLTKNDIINDGFNIDYEVPFHLDSDLNEVFPISLGNGIIQFTHVFKILKPDIVFVLGDRIEVLAAALSANFLMVPLAHIHGGDNTSFMLPDTYIRHCISKLAHIHFPATINSKKNLIKMGEDKRRIFVVGNLGIYSLDFKEIPDYKILKNKYNLLKEKEYVLLIHHPFPFEKEKSLEELRIILKVLFKFNLPFVAISPNNDPGGREMRNFLFSEAQRGNFILIDNLPYREFISLMKNAKFMIGNSSSALYEACLFKIPVITVGRRTELRERGGYIYNALKLEEIEDSIEKILKGKLPKFIPLPFKRIRGDLIIKKVIINFFKNYTKKEIFNKKLNIE; the protein is encoded by the coding sequence ATGAAAAAAATAAAAACAGTTTTCATAACAGGTTCGAGGGCTGAATACGGGCTTTTATACCCTGTTTTGAAAACTTTTAAAGATTCTCCTGAGTTTGATTTTAAACTTGTTGTTACAGGTTCTCACCTTTCACCCTTTTTTGGCTTAACAAAAAATGATATAATTAATGATGGTTTTAATATAGATTATGAAGTTCCCTTCCATTTAGATTCTGATCTTAATGAAGTCTTCCCTATTTCTCTTGGAAATGGAATTATCCAGTTTACCCATGTATTTAAAATTTTAAAACCTGACATAGTTTTTGTTTTAGGAGATAGGATTGAAGTTCTTGCTGCTGCTCTTTCAGCAAATTTTTTAATGGTTCCTCTTGCCCATATCCATGGTGGAGATAATACTTCCTTTATGTTGCCTGATACATATATAAGACACTGTATTTCAAAACTTGCTCATATTCATTTCCCTGCTACTATAAATAGTAAAAAAAATCTAATTAAAATGGGAGAGGATAAAAGAAGAATTTTCGTAGTGGGAAATCTTGGAATTTATTCTCTTGATTTTAAAGAGATTCCTGATTATAAAATTTTAAAAAATAAATATAATTTATTAAAGGAAAAAGAATATGTTCTTTTAATCCATCATCCCTTTCCCTTTGAAAAGGAAAAATCCTTGGAGGAACTTAGAATTATCCTTAAAGTCCTTTTTAAATTTAATTTACCCTTTGTAGCTATTTCTCCAAACAATGATCCAGGGGGAAGGGAAATGAGAAATTTTCTTTTTAGTGAAGCTCAGAGAGGAAATTTTATTTTAATTGATAATTTACCCTATAGAGAATTTATTTCTTTAATGAAAAATGCAAAATTTATGATAGGAAACTCATCAAGTGCCCTTTATGAAGCATGTCTATTTAAAATTCCTGTTATTACTGTAGGGAGAAGAACAGAATTAAGGGAAAGGGGAGGTTACATTTATAATGCTTTAAAATTAGAGGAAATTGAAGACTCAATAGAAAAGATTTTAAAGGGTAAATTACCTAAATTTATTCCTTTACCCTTTAAAAGAATAAGGGGTGATTTGATAATTAAAAAGGTTATAATAAATTTTTTTAAAAATTATACAAAGAAAGAGATTTTTAATAAAAAACTAAATATTGAATGA